Proteins encoded in a region of the Polynucleobacter antarcticus genome:
- a CDS encoding transcriptional regulator produces MITSAQIRAARGMLDWSRKDLAKSSGLSFASMMRLESFDGVPSSNFKTLEAIKAAFEQAGIEFIGTPEDRPGVRLNK; encoded by the coding sequence ATGATTACAAGTGCACAAATTCGCGCTGCAAGAGGAATGTTGGATTGGTCTAGGAAAGATTTAGCCAAATCTTCAGGACTTAGCTTTGCCTCAATGATGCGTTTGGAGTCATTTGATGGTGTGCCCTCCAGCAATTTTAAAACCTTAGAGGCTATAAAGGCAGCCTTTGAGCAAGCCGGCATCGAGTTCATCGGCACTCCTGAAGACCGGCCAGGCGTTCGGCTCAACAAATAG